The DNA segment ATTAGTGCCATTGCTGCGGGAATATAAACCTCAATCCCTAGGCGTGTATGGGGTGTATCAATCCCGCAAACATATGCAGCCCGCATTAAGGGTGATGATGGATATGCTAGTGCAGCATTTTAACGGGACAATTTAAGGGCGTGATCTTGCACGACTCAGCTCCAAGATAAAGTCGCTTCGAAACGGCTATTCAGCCTCAACTCCTTCCTTCGATTTATATTTTGCGCCAGACGCTTAAACCCCATTGCGGCTATTTTCTGTTCAGCTATATTGATTGGGATATTTTTGTTTTAAATGTGCAACTTAGGTCCCATCCTCCCTTGCTGAGCAGACGATATGAGCGAAGATATTAAAGATCACAAAGAAATTACCCGCGCGAATATTCGCGTCAATGCCCAGCTCGATGTGCCCTTTTTGGCGATGAATACCCTAGCGGCCATCATCGCCAGCTACGGACTCTTGGCCAACAGCGCCGCCGTGGTCATTGGCGCCATGATTGTTGCTATGCTGTTTTCCCCCATTTTAGGCTTGGCATTAGGGCTGGTCGAAGGAGAAAAACTCTTAGTTCGCCATGCCATTAAGAGTTTAATCGTGGGGAGTATTCTGGTTTATTTCACCGCCTTTTTAATTGGCTTTTTGCATTCCGATATTCCTATCACGCCGGAGATCATGGCGAGAACGGCGCCAAACTTTCTCGATTTAATGGTCGCGTTTGCGGGCGGTGCGGCGGGCGCCTATGCGACTATTTCGCCGCGGTTAAGTACTTCCTTTGTGGGAGTGGCGATTGCCACCGCATTAGTGCCGCCCCTGTGTGCCTCGGCGATATTGCTCGGTCATGGTAATTTTGAACTCGCCCGAGGAGCCTTCTTACTGACGTTTACCAACATAGTCGCCATCCAATTTGTGTCCTCCGTGGTGCTGTGGTTGAACGGTTTTCATGGATTTTATTTTTGGCAAAAAAGCTCACTGTGGGAGTTGCTGAAACGTAACTTCATTACATTGATCCTGCTGGTTATTTTAGTCATTGCCCTCAGCGTGAATCTGCATAATGTGGTGGCAAGGCAATTGTATGAGAGCAAAGTGACTCGCATTGTGAGTGAGCAGTTACTCAAGTTCCCCAATATGCGGTTGATTAAAGTTGGGATTGAGGAAGAGGCCAGTCAATGGATAGTGCGGGTCACCGTTGGCGGAATTAAAAAACCAGATGCCAGCTTTGTGCGACTACTGGAGAGTGAGTTGACGCAGACGGGCCAAGTAAAACCGGCGACCGTGCGCGTGCGTTACTTTCAGGTCGATGTGATTGACCGCGATGGTGATGTTAAAGCGATTCAGGAGCAGGATTAGTAGGCTTAACTTTTGTGCATTAAAAGAAAGCCCCGCAATTGCGGGGCTTTTTATGTACCTATAAACGATTGCGCTTACTTGGTCATACGCTTGTATTTTAAGCGGTGTGGCTCAACCACATCGGCACCATAGGTGTTCTTCAACCATGCCGAGTATTCGGTGTAGTTACCTTCGTAGAAGTTCACTTGGCCTTCGTCGCGGTAGTCTAGAATATGGGTCGCGATACGGTCTAAGAACCAACGGTCGTGCGAAATTACCATGGCACAACCTGGGAACTCGAGGATCGCTTCTTCCAGTGCGCGCAGGGTTTCAACGTCTAAGTCGTTGGTGGGTTCGTCGAGGAGCAGTACGTTACCGCCAGCTTGCAGCAGCTTAGCTAAGTGAACACGGTTGCGCTCACCACCCGACAATGTGCCGATAACTTTCTGTTGATCCGCACCACGGAAGTTGAAGCGGCCCACATAGGCGCGGCTTGGGATTTCCATGTTGTTGATGCGCATGATGTCTTGACCACCGGAAATTTCTTGCCAAATGGTGTTCTTGTCATTCATTGAGTCGCGGAACTGTTCAACCGACGCCAGTTGCACGGTTTCACCTAACTCGATGGTACCGCTATCTGGCTGCTCGCTGCCAGACAGCATACGGAACAGGGTCGATTTACCCGCGCCGTTAGCACCGATAATACCGACGATCGCGCCCTTAGGAATCGAGAACGACAGGTTGTCGATCAGCACGCGGTCACCGTAGGATTTGGTTAAGTTGTTAACCTCAATCACTTTGTCACCTAAACGTGGTCCTGGCGGAATAAACAGCTCGTTGGTTTCGTTACGTTTTTGGTAATCAGAGGTGTTCAGCTCTTCAAAGCGCGCCATACGGGCTTTACCCTTAGACTGACGGCCTTTCGCGCCTTGGCGAACCCATTCTAATTCTTTCGCGATGGTCTTTTGGCGGGCGCTTTCAGCGGCAGATTCCTGCTTCAAGCGAGCATCTTTTTGCTCAAGCCATGAAGAGTAGTTGCCTTCCCATGGGATACCCTCACCACGGTCAAGTTCTAAAATCCAGCCCGCGGCATTGTCGAGGAAGTAACGGTCGTGGGTAATCGCCACAACGGTGCCCGAGTATTCCTGCAGGAAGTGTTCGAGCCAAGCGACTGATTCGGCGTCCAAGTGGTTGGTGGGTTCGTCGAGCAGCAGCATCTCTGGCTTTTCCAGCAGCAGACGACAAATCGCCACACGGCGGCGCTCACCACCCGATAAGACTTCAATCTTCTCGTCCCAATCTGGAAGACGCAGGGCGTTCGCCGCACGCTCGAGGATGTTGTCCAGATTGTGGGCGTCCTGCGCCTGAATGATGGCTTCAAGTTCGCCTTGCTCTTTGGCAAGCGCGTCAAAGTCCGCATCAGGATCGGCGTAAGCCGCATAGACTTCGTCTAAGCGTTTGAGGGCATTTTTGGCTTCAGAAACCGCTTCTTCAATCGCCTCACGTACGGTTTGCGTTGGGTCGAGTTTCGGTTCTTGCGGCAGGTAACCAATCTTCAACCCTGGCATTGGGCGCGCTTCACCCTCAATTTCGGTATCGATACCGGCCATGATGCGCAGTAGGGTGGATTTACCTGAACCGTTAAGACCTAACACACCGATCTTAGCGCCGGGGAAAAAGCTTAAGGAAATGTCTTTAAGGATCTGCTTCTTAGGAGGAACAACCTTGCCCACCCGCAGCATGCTGTAAACAAACTGAGCCATTTTTCTGCATCTATAAGTGACTAATGATGCGGCTAATTCTACTCGATTGTGCGCCGAACTCAACTCGGCATTGAGGCGAGTTCAAGGTAAAACTGTAGGATTTTCATGTTTCAGAGACTGGGATTGTCGGCTAGTTACGAGTAGAATACCGCGCAACCCTACCTACAAGAATTGGCAGCTGGAGTAAGCAATGCTGAAAAAAGATATGAATATCGCAGATTATGATCCGGAACTGTTCAACGCAATTCAGAACGAAACTCTGCGTCAAGAAGAGCATATTGAGCTGATTGCTTCTGAAAACTACACCAGTCCACGCGTGATGCAAGCGCAAGGTTCACAATTAACCAACAAGTACGCCGAAGGTTATCCTGGCAAGCGCTACTACGGTGGTTGTGAGTATGTGGACGTAGTTGAAACCTTAGCGATTGAGCGTGCAAAACAACTGTTTGGCGCGACTTACGCAAACGTACAACCTCACTCAGGTTCTCAAGCAAACAGCGCCGTTTACATGGCATTGTTAAAACCAGGCGATACCGTTTTAGGTATGAACCTTGCTCACGGTGGTCACTTGACCCACGGTTCACCTGTAAACTTCTCCGGTAGACTGTACAACATCATTCCTTACGGCATCGATGAATCAGGCAAAATCGACTACGACGAAATGGAACGTCTGGCGGTTGAACATAAGCCTAAGATGATGATCGGTGGTTTCTCTGCTTACTCAGGCATCGTTGACTGGGCAAGAATGCGCGAAATCGCAGACAAAATAGGTGCTTACCTGTTTGTCGACATGGCGCACGTTGCGGGTCTTATCGCCGCTGGTGTGTATCCAAACCCAGTGCCACACGCGCACGTTGTGACGTCAACCACTCACAAGACCTTAGCCGGTCCTCGTGGCGGTATCATTCTGTCTGCTGCCGATGATGAAGAGCTATACAAAAAGCTGAACTCTGCGGTATTCCCAGGCGGTCAAGGTGGTCCTTTGATGCACGTTATCGCGGGTAAAGCGGTAGCCTTCAAAGAAGCTTTAGAGCCAGAGTTCAAAGCTTACCAACAACAAGTGGTTAAGAATGCTAAAGCCATGGTTGAAGTGTTCTTAGAGCGTGGTTACAAGATCGTTTCTGGCGGTACTGACAACCACTTAATGCTGGTGGACTTAATTGGTCGCGACCTGACGGGTAAAGAAGCCGATGCCGCTTTAGGTAGCGCGAACATCACAGTAAACAAAAACTCTGTGCCAAACGATCCACGTTCTCCATTCGTGACCTCTGGTGTGCGTATCGGTACGCCTGCGATCACTCGCCGTGGCTTTAAAGAAGCTGAAGCGAAAGAGTTAACCGGTTGGATCTGTGACATCCTCGACGATGCCCACAACCCAGCAGTCATCGAGCGCGTAAAAGGCCAAGTATTGGCTCTGTGCGCCCGTTTCCCTGTTTACGGTTAATTCGTTAATTTATCTGAATATGGCGGCTGAGTTCACAACTGCTTAGGGTGTCACTCTTAGGTGGTTAACCTCAGCCGATAAATAGGATAAAATCCCATGGCCGCATTAAGCGGCCATTTTTATTGCTAAAATCTTAGACTTAAACCCGCTCGGTTTAAGCAAGCTACAGCGAAAGCCATAGGCTTTATTCCATTCACGGCAGGAGGCTCAATGCATTGTCCATTTTGCAGCGCGACAGATACTAAAGTGATCGATTCCCGATTAGTGGCGGAAGGCCATCAAGTGCGTCGTCGCCGAGAATGCACCGAATGCCACGAAAGATTTACCACCTTCGAAGGGGCTGAATTAGTCATGCCACGGGTGATTAAACGTGATGGCACGCGCCAACCCTTCGATGAAGAAAAGCTGCAAGCAGGCATGTTACGCGCGGTCGAAAAGCGCCCCGTGTCTATGGATGAAATCGAGCAGGCCTTAAGTAAAATCAAGTCAACGCTGCGGGCTACTGGTGAGCGCGAAGTGCCATCCGAGATGATAGGTAACTTGATGATGGAACAGTTAATGAGCCTAGATAAGGTTGCCTATATTCGTTTTGCCTCGGTTTACCGCGCCTTTGAAGACGTCTCCGAATTTGGCGAGGCGATTGCGAAACTGCAAAAGTAACGTGGGTTATCTTAGGTTAGCGCTTAGGTTAGCGCCTCGTTATGCGCCGCATTCGGGCACGCTTCCTCAGGATTTCATAGGGTTTATATGAATTGGTCAGAACTCGATAACCAGATGATGAGCCGAGCCATACAATTGGCTCGCAAAGGATTTTATACCACTCGCCCCAATCCTAGTGTGGGCTGCGTTATCGTAAAAGATAATCACATTGTCGGCGAAGGTTATCATCAAAAAGCCGGCGAGCCCCACGCCGAGGTGCATGCACTGCGCATGGCAGGCGAACTTGCCCGCGGCGGGACCGCCTATGTCACCTTAGAACCTTGTAGCCATTATGGCCGCACACCGCCGTGCGCCTTGGCGCTGATCAATATTGGTGTAAAACGTGTGGTGGTCGCAGTTGAAGACCCTAATCCGCAGGTCGGTGGTCGCGGAATTCAAATGCTGCGCGATGCGGGCATTCAAGTGGATGTCGGTTTACATCGCGACGAAGCTTACGCTTTAAATCTTGGTTTTATGAAGCGCATGGAGTCGGGCCTGCCTTGGGTAACGGTAAAGCTTGCCGCGAGTCTCGATGGTAAAACCGCGCTATCCAACGGTGTCTCTAAGTGGATTACAGGCCCCGAAGCTCGCCGCGATGTGCAGCGCTTACGTTTGCGCGCCTGCGCACTGGTCACTGGGATTGAAACCGTACTGGCCGATGACCCTTCGCTCAATGTGCGCTACTCAGAGCTTAGCAGTCTTAGCTCGCAATTGAGTGAAGCGCAGATTTTACAACCGCTGCGGGTGATTTTAGACAGTCGTTGCCGCATGCCGATTACGGCGGCCTTGCTTACGATTGAATCGCCGATTTTATTAGTCTCAACTGAGCCTTACTCGCCAGCCTTTATAGCGCAGTTGCCGGCCCATGTGACTTGTCTTCAATTACCGGCGATTGATGGTCGCATCTCGCTGCCCGCACTCTTAAGCTATTTAGGCAAAAGCTGTAATCAGGTGCTTATCGAAGCGGGCGCGACCTTAGCGGGTGCCTTTATCGGCGCGGGATTAGCCGATGAGTTAGTGCTGTATCAAGCGATGAAAATCCTTGGCGCACAAGGACGTAATCTACTCGAATTACCCGATTATCAAATGATGGCCGATATTCCGACCCTCAAACTGGTCGATGAGCGTAAAGTGGGCGCGGATATGCGTTTCACCTTGCGGCTCACGTCCAATCCATCTTTAGCGAATAAGTGAGTTAACCATGTTTACTGGGATTATTGAGGCCGTAGGCACGCTGCGAAAGCTTGAACGTAAAGGCGATGATATTCGTTTGACGGTCGCCAGTGGCAAACTGGATTTAAGCGATGTGCGTTTAGGCGACAGTATCGCCACCAATGGTGTGTGTTTGACTGTGGTTCAGCAATTAGCCGATGGCTATGTGGCGGATGTGTCGGCTGAAACTGTCAGTCTCACAGGCTTTGCTAACTATAAAGTGGGCACTAAGGTTAATCTTGAAAAAGCCGTTACCCCGACAACTCGCCTCGGCGGGCATATGGTCAGCGGCCATGTGGATGGCATTGCCACCGTAGAGCAGCGTTTGGCGCGGGGTCAAGCGATTGAGTTTTGGTTAGCGGCGCCAACTGAACTGGCGCGCTATATCGCCCATAAAGGTTCTATCACCATCGATGGCGTGAGCCTCACGGTAAACGAAGTCGATGGACACCGTTTTCGTTTAACCATAGTGCCTCATACGGCGGGTGAAACCACACTGGTGGATTTGAAAGCTGGTGATAAGGTTAATATTGAAGTGGATTTAATCGCCCGCTATTTAGAGCGTTTAATGCGCTTTGACTCTAAAGAAACCCAAGGCGGTGGGGTAACCATGGAAATGTTAGCCCGTGCTGGCTTTGTGCGTTAGGGCACTGGCACTTAGCTCACTTAGGTATAGAATTTCATAACAACAGTAAAATCATAAAGGTCCTACAATGGCGCTGCACAGTATAGAAGAGATCATCGAGGATATTCGTCAAGGCAAAATGGTTATTTTGATGGATGACGAAGACAGAGAAAACGAAGGCGACCTGATTATGGCGGCCGAGCTGGTGACGCCTGAAGCGATTAACTTTATGGCGAAATACGGTCGTGGACTTATCTGCCAAACGATGACTAAGGCCCGTTGCCAGCAGTTAAACCTGCCCTTGATGGTGACTAACAACAATGCGCAGTTCTCGACTAACTTTACGGTATCGATTGAAGCGGCTGAAGGCGTAACCACCGGGATTTCGGCCCACGATCGCGCTGTGACTGTTAAAGCTGCCGTGGCTAAAGATGCCAAGGCATCGGATTTAGTACAACCTGGTCATATCTTCCCATTAATGGCGCAGGACGGCGGCGTGTTAACCCGCGCAGGTCACACTGAGGCGGGTTGTGATTTAGCCCGTTTAGCGGGGCTTGAGCCATCGGGCGTGATTGTTGAGATCCTCAATGAAGACGGCACTATGGCCCGTCGCCCTGATTTAGAGATTTTCTCTGAATTGCATGGGATTAAAATCGGCACTATTGCGGCGCTTATCGAATACCGCAACACCAAAGAAACCACTGTCGTGCGTGAAGCCAAATGTAAACTGCCAACCCGCTTTGGCGAGTTCGACATGGTGACCTTTAGGGATACTATCGACAATCAACTGCACTTTGCCTTAGTGAAGGGCGAGGTGAAGCCAGATTGTTTAGTGCGCGTACACTTACAAAATACTTTCAACGATTTACTCCACTCGGAGCGCGATCAGCAGCGTAGTTGGCCGCTTGAAAAAGCCATGGAGCGTATTTCTGCCGAAGGTGGAGTGTTGGTGCTGCTGGGCAATCAAGAGCATACCTGTGAAATTCTCTCTAAAGTCAAAGCCTTTGAAGCAGAAGATCAAGGTCAAGCGCCAGCGTCTGCAAAATGGCAAGGCACTTCGCGCCGCGTGGGTGTAGGTTCGCAAATCCTTGCCAGCCTTGGGGTAACCAAAATGCGTCTCTTAAGTTCGCCTAAGCGTTATCACTCGCTCTCTGGCTTTGGTCTTGAAGTGACTGAATACGTAGCGGAGTAACAGGCCGAGCTTGTTAGACGTTGCACTAAGGTAAAATTAATCATTTGTATAATTTGCATAGGGCTGTGGGCGATTGACTGTGGTATCATGTCGCCACTTTTCGCCCAAGCCGGGTGCTTTAGCTAAATTAGGTAAGAAAATGAACGTAGTTCAAGGTAATATCGAAGCGAAGAATGCCAAAGTTGCGATTGTAATTTCGCGTTTTAACAGCTTTTTAGTTGAGAGCCTGCTTGAAGGTGCACTTGACACGCTGAAACGTTTTGGCCAAGTCAGTGATGAAAACATCACTGTCGTCCGTGTACCTGGTGCGGTTGAGTTACCGCTGGCTGCACGTCGTGTTGCCGCAAGTGGTAAGTTTGACGGTATCATCGCACTTGGTGCTGTGATCCGTGGTGGTACCCCTCATTTTGATTTTGTTGCAGGTGAATGTAACAAAGGTCTAGCTCAAATCGCATTAGAGTTCGATCTGCCCGTTGCCTTCGGTGTATTGACGACAGATACCATTGAACAAGCCATTGAGCGTTCAGGTACTAAAGCAGGTAACAAGGGCGGCGAAGCTGCACTAAGCTTGCTTGAAATGGTCAATGTTCTGCAACAGCTAGAACAACAGTTGTAATAGTAGGAAAAATAATGAAGCCTTCTGAGCGCCGCAAGGCCCGCCGTTTAGCCGTACAAGCCATTTATTCATGGCAACTAAGCGGGAATAATATTGCCGATGTCGAGCACGAGTTTTTAACTGAACAGAGCCTCGACGGTGTTGATGTAGCTTATTTTCGTGAGCTATTTGCAGGCGTAGCAACTAAGAAAACCCAACTGGATGAGTTGTTCATTCCACACTTAGACCGCCCGATTGATGAGGTGTCGCCAGTGGAGAAGGCCATAGTTCGCTTAGCGGCCTATGAGCTGACTTTCCGTAAAGATGTGCCGTTCAAAGTCGCGATTAACGAGGCGATTGAACTGGCTAAAGCTTTCGGTGCGGATGAAAGCCATAAGTTTGTTAATGGATTACTCGACAAACTGGTTGCACGTAAGTAATAAGGACAAACGGTATCTTAGGATACCGTTTTTCATTGCTAACAAAGGTGGCCGATGTGAGTCGCGCCAAACTGTACAGTGAAAGAATTCCAACTTATTGAATGTTATTTCAATCACCGCGGCCCCACGCGCCGTGATGTCAAACTGAGTATTGGCGACGATTGCGCCCTAGTGCAGCCCGCCGAAAACAAGTCGATCGCCATCTCCTGCGATACCTTAGTCGAAAACGTTCACTTCTTCCCCGATATTCCCCCTCAAGCCTTAGGTTACAAAGCCTTAGCTGTGAATCTTTCGGATTTAGCCGCCATGGGGGCTGAACCTGCTTGGATGACGCTTGCGCTTACCTTGCCAGAGGTTAACGAAGCCTGGCTGAGTGGGTTTAGTGAGGGACTCTTCGAAGCTGCGGAATACTATGGTATTGCCCTTATTGGCGGTGATACTACCCGCGGCCCTAGAGCCATTAACATTACCGTGCATGGACAAGTACCGCAGGGTAAGGCGCTGACTCGCCACGGTGCAAAAGCGGGTGACTGGATTTATGTGACAGGTACGCTAGGCGATTCGGCATTAGGGCTGGATTTGATCCGTGGCGTGCAGCATGCGCGTGCGGAGCATAAAGAGTTCTTAATCAATCGCCATTATCGTCCGACGCCTCGAGTGTTAGCGGGTCAATCGTTACGGTCTTTGGCATCCAGTGCCATCGACTTATCCGACGGTTTTATCTCCGACATTGGCCATATCCTCAAAGCATCGCAGGTGGGTGCTGTTGTGGATGTGGGCACGATTCCGTTGTCCCGCGCGATGCAAGATACCGTGAGTGAAGAGCATGCTTTAGGTTATGCGCTAACGGGGGGCGAGGATTATGAGCTGCTCTTTACCGTGCCAGAGGCACAAAAAGGTGCTTTAGAAACGGCACTGAGCCACGCTGGGACTAAGTTTGTGCGGGTTGGGCAAATTTGCGCGGGCAGTAAACTTAAATTGCAACTCAATGGTGAGCCGTTTACGCCGCCATATCATGGTTTTGAGCATTTTTAATGAAGTTGTTATCCCAAGATCAGGCGCTGTCGCGCCTGTCTCTTAAAAATCCGATCCATTTTTTAGCTTTAGGCTTTGGCAGTGGTTTAGCGGCTAAGGCGCCCGGCACCTTTGGTACCTTAGCGGCAGTTCCGCTCTATTTGTTATTGGCGCAATTGCCCTTGAGTTGGTATTTAGCCGTGACCTTAGTATGCGTACTCGCGGGGATTTATATCTGCGATAAGGCGGCTAAGGACATGGGCGTACATGACCATGGCGCAATTGTTTGGGATGAAGTAGCAGGCCTATTAATCACTATGATTGCGGCGCCAGCCGGAGTGCTCTGGTTAGTCGTTGGTTTTGTGCTGTTTCGTCTCTTTGACATCATCAAACCTTGGCCAATCCGTTGGCTCGATGCCAAGGTCGAAGGCGGCTTTGGCATTATGATCGACGATGTATTAGCAGGCATTTTTGCGCTTATTGGTGTGCAGGCCCTGGCTGCTTTTATCCATTAACGAAAGCAGTTTTGTGTTAATTAAGCCGCCGTTAGTGAATGCTAAAGGCGGCTTTTGTTTGTGTCGGTGTTTTAATGCGGATGCCTCGGTTTGACAATAAAGAGATCGGTGCGCAGCTTGTTAATGATATTTCGCGCCGCATTACCTTTAAATGCACTCAACATGCCTTTGCGTTCGGCGCTGCCCATCACCAGCATATTGACGTTGAGCCTGCGGGCCTCATTGGCAATCGTATCTTCGGGCAAGCCTTCTTCAATGTGTAAGTTGCGAGTGCTGAGATTATGCTGCCGTGCCACCGTTGTGAGTCTTGCCTTATATTTGTCCCGTTCACAGAGTTGCTCTTGTTGCTGATGATTAAAGCTCATATAGAAGGGATCGGGCAAGTAACTGTTAATTAAGTGCAGATCATTAGATAGCAAGGTTGCAATCCGTTTACTTTCTTCTATCAGCGTTTCATTAAACTCAAGGTGACTGGTATTTTCATTGTCTAGTTCAAGGGCGGTGAGTACGTGACCATTTTCGTGCCAATCTTCAAGATCGACAAACATCACCGGAATATTAGGCAATCTCAGTAATTGCCATTCATCTGCAATTAAAAATTCACTGAAGAAAGGTGGATAGAATTTATGACTGACGATGATGAGGTCGTAATCTAACTGGCTACATTCATTGACGATAGCATTATGAATTGAATGGGAAAGGCATTCCTTTATACGGATTGGATATTGTTTGTCGGGATAGGCCAAGATAGGCTTTCGCCTGTCATCAGGCATTAACTTTGACTTATCTCTATGAAATAACAGATTAAGATTAAAATTGTGGGTTCGTTTCACTTTTAGGATAGTTAACGATGCGTGGCATTTCCTGGCCAATACGACGGACTTTTTTAGAACCGCGTTGGGGGGAACTGATTCATCCACCGCCGCGAGAATATGCTGGAAAGGCATGCTAAAACTCCTATTGACCTGAGAGGTAATTAAGTCTAGGAAAATAGGGCTCATACGGTAATATTAATTATCGCTATTAAATTTGCAATCTAGCCGATAATAATCTAACTAAAGTTAATAATTAAATTTCATGTAGTTACCTTAATCTACGATAGTGCTTTCGAATATTTTTTTATAATCATGCCTATTTATATAAAAATTTATTCATTCACCCTTCACAAAGGTGATTTTTATTATCATAGGGTATTTGGTATCGAGTATTTAGATATTGGGTTGTTTGAATATTCTAACGTATTCTAAAATTTAATATTATTTATGCTTTAGCTTGGATAATTATTCTGCACAATAAAAATGAAGGCTCTCTCAGAACCTTCATTATGTGTACATCTTTATTTACAAGATTAAGCGAATGACTACTGTAATAACTCCCGTGCATTGGCTAAGGTGTTGGTGGTAATCGTATCGCCACCGAGTAATCTGGCGAGCTCTTGGATACGTTGTTCCTTATCTAAAGGCGTCATAGTGGTTTCAGTACTTCCTGCCTTGTTGAATTTATTCACAAACATATGTTGATGACCATTACCTGCAACTTGCGGCAAGTGGGTTACACACAGTACTTGGGTCGATTCGCCAAGGCTACGCAGCATACGTCCAACCACGGCTGCAGTGGGGCCCGAGATCCCAACATCCACCTCATCGAAAATGAGTGTTGGTGTGGCAACCTTTTTCGCGGTAATGACTTGAATACCTAAGCCAATACGTGACAATTCGCCGCCTGAGGCAACCCTAGATATAGGTTGTAATGGCTGGCCAGGGTTGGTGGTGACCATAAACTCTATATTATCGCTGCCATTCATCGACATGATTTCTGGGTTGAAATTCACTTCAATGGTGAACTTACCCTTAGGCATATTGAGTTCGTGGATGGATTGAGTCACCAACTTATCCAACTCTTTCGCATAACGGGCGCGGCTCTGACTCAGCTTTTGCGCGTTAGCGAGGTAGGCCACTTTACTGGCCTCCAGTTGGCGTTGGATATCTTCTAGCTTATTTTCATCATCATCGAGTGTGGTGAGTTCGGCCCTGAGGGCGAGATGATGCTCGGCTAATTTGTCTGGGTTAACATGGTGCTTACGGGCCAGTTGCATGGCTTTAGAGAGCCTTTCCTCTAAATAGGCAAAATGCGCGGGGTCGAGTTCAAGTTTACTTAGGTAGTGCTGCAATTCGCCTGCGCTCTCTTGCACTTGAATTAGCGCTTCGTTCAGCATAGTGCTGACATTGGTTAATGCGGGATCATAGCTTTGCAAATTCTCTGCAAGGCCAACGGCTTTATTCAGTAGTGACTCGATATTGCTCTCTTCACCATCCGTGAGCAAAAACAGGCTGGCTTGGCAGCTATCGACCAATTCGGTGCCGTTTGCGAGACGTTTGTGTTCCTGTTCAATCTCTTCAAATTCACCGACCTTGAGATCAAACTCATCTAACTCTTCAACTTGATATTGCACCAGTTGTTTACGGGCGATACGTTCCTGCTGTGAGGCTTCTAATTGTTTGAGTTCGGCTTCAATTTGTTTACAGCGCTGATAGCTTGCCGCTACTGTGTCTATCAGTAGTCTGTGATTGGCGTAGCTATCGAGTAAGGTGAGCTGGTGTTCACTCTTTAACATTGCATGGTGGGCGTGCTGGCCATGAATCCCCACAAGCAATTGTCCCAGTAATTTCAGTTGAGTTAACGGCACAGGATTGCCATTGATATAGGCGCGTGAGCGGCCATCACTGCCAATGGTTCGACGCAGAATACACTCATCATCGAGTTCGAGATCGTTATCTTCGAGCCAGCGTTTTGCCAGAGGCACATCCTCGAGTGAAAATCGGGCACTGACTTCGGTTTTGCTCGCGCCAGGGCGAACACTGCTGGCATCGGCACGGTTGCCTAGGCACAAACCTAGCGCGTCGATGGCAATGGATTTCCCCGCGCCAGTCTCACCGGTAATGCTGGTCATACCGGGGCGAAAGTCCAGTTCAAGGAAACGTACGATAGCGAAATTGTTGATGCTGAGTTGGCAAAGCATAGTGAGTTCCTGTCGAAAAACTTACCAAATCACTGTATTGATAAACAGTATATACTGAATTTATATACAGTAAAGTGGCTTTGGGTGAATATTCGACATGTCGCTATATTGTAAAAT comes from the Shewanella mangrovisoli genome and includes:
- a CDS encoding riboflavin synthase; this translates as MFTGIIEAVGTLRKLERKGDDIRLTVASGKLDLSDVRLGDSIATNGVCLTVVQQLADGYVADVSAETVSLTGFANYKVGTKVNLEKAVTPTTRLGGHMVSGHVDGIATVEQRLARGQAIEFWLAAPTELARYIAHKGSITIDGVSLTVNEVDGHRFRLTIVPHTAGETTLVDLKAGDKVNIEVDLIARYLERLMRFDSKETQGGGVTMEMLARAGFVR
- the ribBA gene encoding bifunctional 3,4-dihydroxy-2-butanone-4-phosphate synthase/GTP cyclohydrolase II — protein: MALHSIEEIIEDIRQGKMVILMDDEDRENEGDLIMAAELVTPEAINFMAKYGRGLICQTMTKARCQQLNLPLMVTNNNAQFSTNFTVSIEAAEGVTTGISAHDRAVTVKAAVAKDAKASDLVQPGHIFPLMAQDGGVLTRAGHTEAGCDLARLAGLEPSGVIVEILNEDGTMARRPDLEIFSELHGIKIGTIAALIEYRNTKETTVVREAKCKLPTRFGEFDMVTFRDTIDNQLHFALVKGEVKPDCLVRVHLQNTFNDLLHSERDQQRSWPLEKAMERISAEGGVLVLLGNQEHTCEILSKVKAFEAEDQGQAPASAKWQGTSRRVGVGSQILASLGVTKMRLLSSPKRYHSLSGFGLEVTEYVAE
- the ribH gene encoding 6,7-dimethyl-8-ribityllumazine synthase, which produces MNVVQGNIEAKNAKVAIVISRFNSFLVESLLEGALDTLKRFGQVSDENITVVRVPGAVELPLAARRVAASGKFDGIIALGAVIRGGTPHFDFVAGECNKGLAQIALEFDLPVAFGVLTTDTIEQAIERSGTKAGNKGGEAALSLLEMVNVLQQLEQQL
- the nusB gene encoding transcription antitermination factor NusB encodes the protein MKPSERRKARRLAVQAIYSWQLSGNNIADVEHEFLTEQSLDGVDVAYFRELFAGVATKKTQLDELFIPHLDRPIDEVSPVEKAIVRLAAYELTFRKDVPFKVAINEAIELAKAFGADESHKFVNGLLDKLVARK
- the thiL gene encoding thiamine-phosphate kinase codes for the protein MKEFQLIECYFNHRGPTRRDVKLSIGDDCALVQPAENKSIAISCDTLVENVHFFPDIPPQALGYKALAVNLSDLAAMGAEPAWMTLALTLPEVNEAWLSGFSEGLFEAAEYYGIALIGGDTTRGPRAINITVHGQVPQGKALTRHGAKAGDWIYVTGTLGDSALGLDLIRGVQHARAEHKEFLINRHYRPTPRVLAGQSLRSLASSAIDLSDGFISDIGHILKASQVGAVVDVGTIPLSRAMQDTVSEEHALGYALTGGEDYELLFTVPEAQKGALETALSHAGTKFVRVGQICAGSKLKLQLNGEPFTPPYHGFEHF
- a CDS encoding phosphatidylglycerophosphatase A family protein, whose amino-acid sequence is MKLLSQDQALSRLSLKNPIHFLALGFGSGLAAKAPGTFGTLAAVPLYLLLAQLPLSWYLAVTLVCVLAGIYICDKAAKDMGVHDHGAIVWDEVAGLLITMIAAPAGVLWLVVGFVLFRLFDIIKPWPIRWLDAKVEGGFGIMIDDVLAGIFALIGVQALAAFIH
- a CDS encoding universal stress protein produces the protein MPFQHILAAVDESVPPNAVLKKSVVLARKCHASLTILKVKRTHNFNLNLLFHRDKSKLMPDDRRKPILAYPDKQYPIRIKECLSHSIHNAIVNECSQLDYDLIIVSHKFYPPFFSEFLIADEWQLLRLPNIPVMFVDLEDWHENGHVLTALELDNENTSHLEFNETLIEESKRIATLLSNDLHLINSYLPDPFYMSFNHQQQEQLCERDKYKARLTTVARQHNLSTRNLHIEEGLPEDTIANEARRLNVNMLVMGSAERKGMLSAFKGNAARNIINKLRTDLFIVKPRHPH